TTATCATTCAAAACGTTTGTAACATGTGATATGTTTATCTTAAAGtgtaaatgaattaaataaactgacagatcaataaatataatgtgtttcactttgtgatAAAGTTTAAACATCATTTTGAGTAATATTCAGATTTAATCAGCAGAGGGCGCTCTAACCCCTTTCCTCGAAGGTCAAAACGGCAAGATCAATGTTTAGATATCTTggtaaaatatattataaattctttacaataataataataataataataataaataacacgCACAATCAAAATGACGACACAAAATTTCACAACCGGTGTCATGTCggacaaaacaggaaatgatgtcACTCACTGATTCAATGATGCACTCAGTGCAGGAAAACATGGCGCCCACAATAGCAAAGTTCTTGGCGTACGACATGCCCCTCTGGCCCATGTCTTTAAGGACTTCTCGGGCCGTCGGGGTCCTCAGCGGGTCTTTGGGGTCGAAGCCGACATTGGTGTCGATACCAGCTGTGAACACACCAAAAGCTCCTCCGAGGACAAACCCTGTGGAAAGATAAACGCTCCATTATCAGAGACAAATAGGACTCGCTACAAGCACTGCCACTGACGGTGAAGAACACACTCTCATCAGTGTTAATCAAATTTAAACCTGCCTCACAATTTGTCACGTTACGACCAAaagctttgttgttgttttgtattgGCATTTGATCGGACAGGCCAAACCAAAGTAATGAAAAACTGTGAAGGAACATGATGCACGTTTAGTTTTTTGGCTGGGTTCTTCTTTGCAAAGCAGCTAAAGCTGTGATAATTCCTCCAGTTACCCATGAATGAGTTCTGAAAGTTTATTTCCATAAATGGAATAAACCTTTTAGGTTCATGTGATCCATTATTCCtatatctatttttaaacttctcAACTTGACCCCTGACCTGTATtcgtcttcatgatgctgttttgtttactaATGCTCCCCAAAGAACATCAGAGGTTTTCACTAACAATTACGTTTTTCTTagattaaatgacacacaaattACAGACTTTATTCACAAAAGTAAGTGACTTCTAAAAGTCGGTTgctctgggttttattttccttaataCGAATCTATGCGTCGctgattttcttccattttaaaGAAACGTGACAACCATAAACCATTTTTCTATTAACACGTAACCTAATTACCCCCAAGTGTGCGGTTGTTTACCTCCTACACAGGCCAGGACCGACTTGAAGGCGCAGCTCTCCATTCCCCTCTCTATCATCTTCTGCTCGTCGCTTTTCGGAGGCACCGGCAGACCCCCCATAACTCCGGGGCTCAGGTCTTTAATGGGCCGCTTCTCCCCTACCAGGTGCTCCAGAACCATACTGTACTGGATCGCTGGACTGCCCATGCTCGGAACCGAGGAAGCTGGACCTGTAGAGtctgaggcagcagcagcatctgcaGCCCCCGTGGACGCGGCCATGTTTCTCAATGACACTGCTCTATGTAAGTTTAGCTGTGAGCTGATGGGTTGCAGATTCGCCGAATTATTTTCTAAGCGCAAGTTAAGTTTTGGTgggtaaaatgtttgttttcttgtaaaaaacTATCTATCTATTGtcacatgaagaaaaagcaaCTTAAAACATAATGTCTCTCTcagtacatatatttttaaagtcgTCACTGTCTCCTAAATTCCCATCAGCACATTCGACATAACCGCCAAGTGTGTGTACTCATTCACAGTCAGCCGATGAATCATCTTGCAAAAGGGGCCGACGAAGCGGTGTGGGAAGAGACTGTCTTTAAAACACATAGCAGAGCATTTTTGATAGCGGCATGATATCAGAGACAATGACAGCGGCATTATATTCACCGCTGACAACAGACTTATGCAGTAATAAGTTAATTTCCccttgggatcaataaagtatttttgaattgaactgaattgaatacACCAGTAGGACCACCTGCTGGTTAACACATAGTGTGTTATTTATCAAATTCCCACAGTCACTGCCAACCTCCTGAGCCTCTCCAGGAGGTCGATGGGACCTGTGACAAGGGCAACGGAGCATGTACCTGCCCGCGGCAGAGCAGGAACCAGGAGGGTAATAGGACCCACAACAAAGGCCTGGAGGTCGGCCCGGacaccaacaggactcgctatgaagccctggaggtccgagaggagaccaacgggacttgctacgaAGTCCTGGAAGTCTGCCCAGAGACCAACAAGACTCGCTACAAAGGCCTGAAGGTAGGCCCGGAGACCAGCGGTACTCGCGACTAAGCCTTGGAGGTaggcccggagaccaacgggacttgctacgaAACCCTGGGGCAGGCCGGGAGACTGACACGACTCgctacaaagccctggaggtcagcccggagaccaacgggacttgctacgaagccctggaggtcagcccgggaGACTGACACGACTCtctacaaagccctggaggtctgccaggagaccaacgggacttgctacgaagccctggaagtcagcccggaTACGAACAAGACTCACTACAAATGCCAgaaggtcagcccggagaccaacaggactcgctacaaAGCCATGGAGGCCAGCAcagagaccaacaggactcgttACAAAGCCATGGAGgccagcccggagaccaacgggactcgctacaAAGTCCTGGGGCAGGCCGGGAGACTGACACGACTCGttacaaagccctggaggtcagcccggagaccaacaggactcgctacaaAGCCATGGAGGCCAGcacggagaccaacgggactcgctacaAAGCCCTGGATGCAGGCCGGGCGACTGACAGGACTCaatacaaagccctggaggtccgccaggagaccaacatgacttgctatgaagccctggaagTCAGCATGGAGACCACCGATAATCAAACATGAAGCTTGGAGCCCTCATGACACTTCTTTGTTTAGAAGTACCATCTTTCAATCCAGCACCTGAGAGTTCCTGTTTGGTACATTTTCAGAAGCATATTGGAGATGCCTCTGATCACTCTTCTGAATAAAGTTGGCTGATTCTGTGTCTGGTCTGAAAGCACCTGTTCTATTCTGTCCCTCAGCTGTTCCAATTCAAGCTGCAGGTTATTGTTTTCCTGCTCAATCATGGTGTTCTCCTTCTCCAGAGAGCTCTTCACTTGCTCCATGGTGGCATTTATCAGCTCCAAGGTCTTGTTTTTATGCTGCAAGTACTTTATTCTCTGCTCCAGGGCGGTATTTTTTTGCTCCAGAGCGGTGTTTTTCTCTTCCAGAGCGTTCTTTCCTTCTTCCAGAGCggttttttcttcctccagagcggtcttttcttcttccaaagcagtcttttcttcctccagggCAGCGTTTTTCTGCTCCAGGGCAGTGCATTTCACCTCCAGAGCAGTGATAGTTAGCATCAGGGAGGTTTTTTCCTGCTCATGTTGCCTTCTTCTTAAATTGAGGTTCTGATGCAGGTGTCTGTTATCAAGCTCATAACCAAAGTTTTGCTCTTCCAAACGCCTTCTTCTTTGCTCCAGGTAGGTACTTACCCGCAATGTACGAGATAATCTCACCCTCTGAGAGGTGTTTTCCTGTTCTAATGTGGAAATTCTCTGCTCCAGGGTGCTGATttgagtggtgtatttctgctcCATGgcagtcttttctttttccaggacCGTATTATTCTGCTTGAAGAAGGTGTTTTCCTCCTCCAAGATGGTATTTACCTGTTTTAATGTGATGTTTTCCTGATGTAGGGtatttctttccttctccaGGGCAGTGTTCTTCTGCTCCAGGatgcttttttcctcttccaaGACGGTGTTTTGTTGCCCCAGTGcagtgttttcctgcttcaatGCCGTGTTATCGTTCTTCAGCTCCTCGTTTGCTTTGATGAGTGACTGTCTCTCAATGGACATCATGTTAACTTCTTCCAAGATGCCATTTagcttctctgtctctcttgcCAAGATCTGCTGTATTTCTTCATTCCCAGAATCAGAAGATGAAGCCGTATTGCGCTGACTCACTTTTGATCCTCTTTGTCTGAATGAATTCAAAATCTGCCccatgttttcctttatttgtttgtgaGAAATTCCTTTTAATCTtgaaaaactttccttttcaaTCTCTTGTTGGGACACAATCCTtcttcttgctctctctctctcttctgcaATGCTTATGACTGCAGAATTCAAGTGTGCAGCTTTTTGCGACTAGCTCTTTGTGACATCACTATGCGTGATGTCACAAATTGATGTCACTATCTCAGCAGAACAACTAGAAAACTGCTGAAGTTTGGGAAGATAAGAACAACTGTGGCGAGCGTCGGTTGAGTTTACCCGGAGAGCGGGAGTTAGCTCAGACCTTTTTTGGTCCAAAGCAACACAACAAAACTTAATACGCCATTATTAAATGGACCCGGGTCGACCCGGGTCCAGCGGTGCAGTGCAAAAGGGGCttagtgtccgtctctaggcaaccgtgaCATCATCATTGGTCCAAAGCTTTCTGGGGTCCTTACTAGCTCCCGccacaatttagctgaccttaacaAATCTTGTGTTTGAGTTTCGTAATTATTGTTACACTAaatgtttatatgtgtgtgaTAGGCGTTACTGTCGGACATACAGAAATACGGAGCAAATCGCGTCCCGTATACGGGAAAAGGATGGCAATCCTACTGTGCTCTTCTCCCATTAAAATTGTAGAAACTATATCAAACACAAGTAAATCCACAGTTTGGTAGGTAACTGGTATTTTGGATGATGttgtaatgacaataaatttcttaattaattcataaatgaagtCACCTGAGCAATACAGTAGCTGAACAGAATGGGATTGTGGTTATAATTAATGTCGGAGGTGTTCACAGCCCCTCTTTGACGCATACAAGGCAGCCATATTAGCTTACTACATTAGCGGTAGCATCTCCTGAAAAATTACGACTTTACTAAGACTGCCTGTCTCAGTCTCACCTAAGACAACATACAAACAACCCAGAAAGTCGCCACCCATCAGTTCTCTTTAAAGATTCTAGACTTggcatttgtttttgaaataaaacagggGAAATTGGGTGCGGGACAGGGGGTTGGGGGGGAGGTAGCATTGGATTTTATTCTTGAGCATATATAATTAGGTTTACATGAAGCCTAAAAAATTGGGAGATTTGGGGAAGAACTGCAATGCCTGGTACAAAAGTGATCAAAGGGCAAAAGGGATATTACTCACTGATGTACTaacagctgcagtttgtcagaaatTAATGAATATTGAATATGTGAGCAACCATAAAATAGGTTAGGATTAAAACATGgctttttattagaaatttaaaataaataaataaaacctcacTTTGGCAAACAACATGCCGTTGTTTTTCTAACTCCAGGACATGAAAAGGAGCCAAATAGTCTCAAAGTTTGACCATATAATACAGAGATAATACTGCATTTCAGAGTTATTGATGCCCAAGtttatttcctttaataaaatatatgcaaTAAATCATATAAACTTATATAAAATGCCGTTTtacttgctttttaaaaaatcctggccatttttcatttttgaagcaTTAACGACTACGTTTCCCAGAAACCCTTTCGAGCACTGCGCCAAATCATCCAGCACGCGCTCCACCCACCGGCTCAGTCAGCGCGTGTCACTTCAACGACTCGCGTGAGCGAGGCGGCGGCAGTAGCAGCATCACAGAAAGCAGCAGCTCCGCCGCATTAGCGAACAGGTGAGGAGAAGAAACTgcatgtttctgtctttttctcatCTTACCGCTTTCCTTTATTCTTCTCCAGTTCACTCAggtaaaatctaaatattttaacgTTTCCGCTGTCTTGTGTCGGACATTTAAGAAGGAGTAAGTTGCACGGGACCGGTGTTGGCTTGGCCGGGGTAACACCGACGCAGAAGTGACTGTCGACGGCTGGTTTCAGTGTTAGTGAGAGTACTTTGGGTTTTGACGGTCATTTTATGGCTGACGTGTTTTCTCCTGCTTTCTATAGAATGATAGAGTCCCAGGGCATGTTGTTTCCAGGGTAATTGGACCTGGAACTGGCTGTATTCTTGAACAGGTGAGGGGAATCTCGCCTGCAGGATGTTGGAAGTCTACAGGATGCTTCAGATAATTTAGTGAATTTCACTGCACCGGTGGGGCTTGTGTGCTCAACAGGGTTCCTGCTCGATCAATACATCCCATCTGCACCTCAAACATctgcttagttttttttattgttatccTACTACATCTAGAGACAGAAACCTAACACTCTGATAGACTAATGTTTCTTTAGCTAGTTTTGTATCGCTTTGATAGGCAAATGTTCCTATTTGTGCATATTTTAGTACTCAgtcatttgtattattttctttgttgacTTGGCTATATGTTTTAGATCAATATCCTTCTGAATGATCCAATAACCTATTTTCAGTTTACTGGAGGGTTACCAGGCATCTATTTATAATGCCCCAGTATTTCAAGAAATCAAAGCACTAAGGTTCTGAGAGAAAAGAACCAGGCTCAAAGTATCCTTATCAGAGGCAATGTGATGCTTCTCCACATATTCATAATTTTTGTCATGCCAAACCATTTTTGAATGctcaatattttaaacatgtgagtaaataaatgcctttttatttattatatcatGTTTAAGTATAGTTAAAACAGTGCTGTACCAGcatatttaaaactattataaatagcaaaaataaaatcgaCCAACCTTCAATACTGATCATATCAAAAATGTTAGGAAAAGTCCTAGATTTAAAAGGTGAAAAGTTAGTTCAGACTAAAAAGAAGTGACAAAGTGAGCATATTTGATATTTAGGAGGAGGTGTTTAGACAGATATGTTGCAGCAGCTGAATCTTGTTATGACGAAATaaaaaacttgttaaaatgagattaatatttaattaaaaccaaaatatgttCTTGTTTAATTGAGAAAGTCATAATGGAGCAGCAACACTTCGCAGGATGTTTAAGTGTCATCTGGAAGAAACAAGAGTGAGAAGATGGAGAGATTCTTTATGCCTTTTTAATAAGTCACAATCTGTCaatgaaaagtatttatatctctttaaaaagagaaatcttaatgtttttgtcAACTTTTGTATCTCGTTATAACAAGATACAACTCCAGAATTTATTTCTTAGGTCTAGCAGTTTAACGCTTCCATAAGTAAACATGTCCAGCACTGtatatgctttttttcccccagttgCTATTTAAATAGTCAAACTTACAACAGAGGGTGTAGCTTTAAGTTTAAACTCTTTTATGTTGATTTAGAAATCTCGTCTCTGCAGATTTCAAAACCTAAGACAGAGGTGCTGCTGGAACCTgctgttaaaattatttaaatagatttgttgtgagaattaaaatgtttaaaaatacattaaatccATTAGTTTTTCTCCTGGTGCTGTTAGAAAATGTTGAGACATTGaataaatgtccaaaaaaagaaaacaagccaGATGAGCAGCTTAAGTTTGGTGTAAATTGTTGGTTTTAGTGTCAAGTTGTGTCTGGACCACCTTTGGGAGCATCAAGCTGTTCTTCCTGGTGTGATCAGCCAACCATTTGTTTCTCATTAGATCATTACCTTTGTAGTTGAACAAGCCATTGTTGCGTTTAGTACAGCAGTTTCTGAAAGCTTGCAGTTTCTGTCTTTAATTGGCCCTTCAAGACAGTCTGTCCTGACTATGTTGTGTGTGACTCTACTCCTGCCACGTAAACAGATGGATCATTGTTATTTTCTTCATAATGAAGATTCttcaataataaattttttataaCTGTGAACGATATTTGTATCTAAAAGTGGGAACAAAGAAAGTTTGAATTTGAGAATTCATGTTTGAGAAGAACTCCACATCCATCTCAGTGTGGAGTGTGCTTGGCACCAGTTGGAGAGAAATGGGCAATGGATTACAACGTTccctgttttctgttgcttttggtTGGACCTAGCTTTGCCTTTGAGGTGCAGCTCTTCCTCAGAGGTGTGGTTTCCAAGCTTCAGAGCTTCCGCCTTACAGAGGAGCCGTCCCCCACAAAACACGCACTCAGATCCTTCAAACCAGCCGGCAgcgattagcaaacacctggtcgaactgcgcatctgctgagctcattatacgagctacttctcaggtaaaaacattgttaaaggatTAATAGAAGAGCAATATCATCAGGATGTTGTGATggcttcctgaaggtggagtatTAGAAATACAAGGAGTTTTTAAatagacagaggcccaatttcaaggtgttaaattacaaagtcaaattttctaaaggaaaatataattatatacTCATATTACCATATATATAACAGCTCTAGGTGATCTAGTCACTTTCAGTTGCAAAAATGGCACTACGTGTCTGGGAAACGCATAAGAAGACTCTGTTTTTACATATGGTTAATTTGGGACTCTGTCTGCAGGATCCAGGCTGTTTTCAGGACAGGCTGTTCTTCTAAAAAGCCGCAGGAAGTGCAAGTCATATGGCAGTCTGAGCAAAGTCAAAACATCCGATTTTGTAATTGCTCATTTGTTAAGGGAGCTGTTTCCTCAATTTGATTTGGACTGGATCTGTTCAACAACTAACATCCAAAAGTAAAGATATCGGACTAAGAACTGCAGCATCTACAATCTGGTAATCGATaggattttctttgttgttgatgGAGTTAGTTATGAATGTCCAACAACAAGGAGCTGTGAGTTTCTCAGCGACTCCTCTCATCTTCTGTTCAAGTCATTATCCAAGCAGTTCCTGTCATTGCTGTGCTATTTATAGCCAGGGGTTGTGTGGCGAACGCACACATCCAGCTGTATAGTGGCGAAACTGTCCTTTTATCACCCAGAAAATGTTATCTCATGATCTCCTTGACTGCTCTGCTTAGTGGGAGGAATTCGAGCCTGTGTGAATGTGAGATGCTGAGAGGGGAATTCAAGGTCCCCGTCTCAGTGTTGGGACAGACTCAGAAATATCTCCCACCAGCGCCTGTGTCCTGGAAACGGCTCACGTTGACGCCGCTGCGGAGGGACGGCGAGGAGAAAACGAActctgttttccttccactgttgGTTCTGAGCGAATTGGCTCGGGACGGGTAACTACATTTGCAGTGACCTTGTCCGTCTGGTGAAACAGAAGATGCTGCAGTGATGTGCTTCTCTGTTCAAAGACGCCAAATGACTTCTGTGGGAAAACAAACCCCAGTAGTGATGGATTACTGACTTAATTTAACACTTAGGACATTAATCTCTGTCTCACATTGGCAAACATTCAACTGCCCCGATactgaagtgaaagaaaattatcCTAGATGAACCAATCATGTGGGTTACACTGCCAAAAGGTTGAACCAGGTTCCAACCAAAACTGAACTATGTCGCCTGCATGCTGAATGACATGAGAGGTGGAAAGAGTAGCAGTTCATCATCCTGGAAGCACATCCACGTGCTACAATGATCCAGTTCCTGATCATAAATCCAACTTAGAATCTGCTGCAAGACATAAAAAGTCTTACAACAGATTCTTTGCAAGACTTGTTCACAGATGTTCTCCGCAACATCAAAAACTTCAGAGTCTGAACACTGATTAGCCTTAATCCTAGATCAGTTCATAATAGGTTTCTATCAGTCTCTGGAAAATCTTAGCAACATGTTTGAATTCTTTCTACTTGTGGTAATACTTTTGACAATACAAGATGGGCAGAGGAGGTAAATAGATGGGATGCCAGCAGGGCTGCCTGCATTTTCTGACAGCATCAGCACTGCTGTTAGATTTTCCCCTGAGagagtgttttttgtttgttgcaggACACTGTCATCAGTGTGGAGTGTCAGAAGTGCAGAGCATTCATTTATGTTCATGTCAgatatgtttttcagttgaGCAGCTTGAGATAACGGTAGTCTTTGCTTATCTGAGACCTCTGTTTGAGATGGACTATATGCATAAACCCACTCAGAAACAATATATTGCTCTCTCTGGCTGCGTTCTGCTGACTTTATACACTTtgaatcaaaatatatttgtcatTAGGTTGGTAAAGACAAGTGCAAGGTGTTACCACCATGAaggtttttaaattaactcaagttctacatttaaataaaaaaaatactcctaatATCTGTTTATTCATCTAGAGAGAATTGACTTACAAAGTGTGCAAGTCATCATTGCTTATTTTCTGAACCATCTAGTTGGTTTTCAGTTACCAGAAAGTCAAACAGCAAACCTGCTGGACAGATAGAGGGGCTTTATTATTAATAGCTTTGTCCTCTGAGGTCAGTGTGTCAGAATACCCTTGTTTGTCTCAAAGCAGTGTTCAGCTCTGTTTCCTATGTGTTAATCCACTTCACTGCGTGAAGAGAATAACTTTCATAGCTctctttaagaaattatttaggTGGACTGACATTTATTCTCAACATTATTTGAGAATAATTTAACTGGATttcaaaaaaagcaacacagcaTAGATTATTTAAATGCTGCCTTTTAGAGTGGTATGCCCTTGACTGTAATGACTGATGCTTAGATTGGAAGGTGAGTGGTTCTGATTAGTCGAGTGGAACTCCATTTAGAAATTGACTAGTCAGAAGTTGAGAGCTAGCAGGAACCTTTACtgattttagctgtttctgGTCTCTCTTTAATAGATATTCATGTAGAATGTATTCTTCAAGCCTTCCTCCCATCAGCTGGAAGTTATTTAGAGATCAGAGTTGACATCATGTTGCATGTTTGTTGAAAGCACTAATATGATAACACCGGGCCACTCTCCCGAACAATGTTTAGCCTTTCTGTTATGTGCTGCAAATCTTGTTCTCTCACAGCTTGACTGAACTGCTGTGGACACATCTTGACATGTAGCAGAAAATAGCTTCCTTTTTAAGTAGGTTGTTTCTTGGGATGCACTTTTATAAACTATTGGGATGATATCAATATTAACATTGCTGTTAAGGTTACTAACTGACATTTGCCCTTTCAAAATTGGCGAATAGACGACCAGAACGATGACATcacttctctgcttcagttaaacactCCACATTCCTGCTTTGCATCACTATCACTGTCACATGCCATTAGTTATTAATATTGGCCCAATTTTACGTATTGAATTGATTCTGATATGTTAAAAATTGACCAACATCGGCCCAGTACTGATATTATTGCCAATATATCGTGTATCTCTAGTTGCTATGTCTCTGGTCTTTTTTATGACGCCATTATACTAAAAATGGTTAACTTTCTCTTCACTTTGTAAAGCAATCTACACTGAAGAGTGTTCTTGTCAGTCTTACTTGGTAGCGCTtagtacaaaagaaaaaaaaaagtttttgatgAATTGATCATTGATGAGCTATAAACCTGCTGATTCCAATGACCAGTATGTTTCTCTGCTCATTACttattcaattaatttaattaataaataagaaatatcaacatttttggcTAAATTTGGGCTTGGAGGTATAAAATTGTATACTATTGCCTTGTAAATCAACAAATGGCTCTCAGCCTCTGCAAGATTTTCAAGAACATTTCTGCCTAAAAATATCTCACCTCAGTAAGTAAATACAGATTGTGCCTCACAGTGGTACAGAgcgtttgtttctgtttgtttgttctgtgaAGGGACGCTCCAAGCATCTCCATTTCCTCAGGCTGTGTTTGAAGCTCAGGAAACAATCTACATACTTGACAAGCATCGCCCTCAGTGGCTTTAAGGAATGCTAATGTTTTTATCTTGGTAAAAGTGTAAAAAGCATGCAGCTCCACAAGAGGCAGGtgaattaaaatgcaaacaggaCTAGCAAGCTTGGGTGTGTGACTTATAAggttgttaaaatatttactttgtctGTTAGATGTCTGACCCATTGTAATCTCCTTTATTCTC
This region of Xiphophorus hellerii strain 12219 chromosome 11, Xiphophorus_hellerii-4.1, whole genome shotgun sequence genomic DNA includes:
- the LOC116727932 gene encoding mitochondrial import inner membrane translocase subunit Tim22-like — its product is MAASTGAADAAAASDSTGPASSVPSMGSPAIQYSMVLEHLVGEKRPIKDLSPGVMGGLPVPPKSDEQKMIERGMESCAFKSVLACVGGFVLGGAFGVFTAGIDTNVGFDPKDPLRTPTAREVLKDMGQRGMSYAKNFAIVGAMFSCTECIIESHRGKSDWKNAVYSGCVTGGAIGLRAGLKAGVLGCGGFAAFSAAIEYYLR